A stretch of Camelina sativa cultivar DH55 chromosome 18, Cs, whole genome shotgun sequence DNA encodes these proteins:
- the LOC104763132 gene encoding uncharacterized protein At4g02000-like, whose protein sequence is MDLHKAIQAMSIEDDKPLTLLNQSKFCSSERNCCSVMGRFLNPTNERMSNWILDMSRLWRLNNRVRGVALSQERFQFIFKSLDDLDEILKTGVWTHDDWCVFMEKWIEKPQDDYLMFLPLWIRLRNIPINYYTKEKIQEVAECLGKVLKIEFDSEKSQAQVYVRVQVLFDVRKPLRNSKAIQLPSGEIVSISFDYERVRKRCFLCQRLTHEKTLCPFKQSDETKVSSEISKSIDKKKGVFLENDFQPFPIILLQNYLQMP, encoded by the coding sequence ATGGATCTTCATAAAGCTATTCAAGCGATGTCAATTGAAGATGATAAACCCCTTACTCTCTTGAATCAATCAAAGTTCTGTTCAAGTGAACGAAATTGTTGCAGTGTTATGGGTAGGTTTTTGAATCCTACAAATGAGAGGATGTCTAATTGGATATTAGATATGTCTAGATTATGGAGATTGAACAACAGAGTTCGAGGTGTAGCTCTATCTCAAGAGAGATTTCAGTTTATCTTCAAATCTTTAGATGATTTAGATGAAATCTTAAAGACAGGAGTCTGGACTCATGATGATTGGTGTGTGTTTATGGAAAAATGGATTGAAAAGCCTCAAGATGATTATTTGATGTTTCTTCCACTGTGGATTCGTCTCCGCAATATTCCAATCAATTATTACACTAAGGAGAAGATTCAAGAGGTAGCAGAGTGTCTTGGTAAGGTGTTAAAGATAGAGTTCGATTCTGAAAAATCGCAAGCTCAAGTCTATGTCCGTGTTCAAGTCCTATTTGATGTTAGAAAGCCGTTAAGAAACTCTAAAGCTATTCAGCTTCCCTCTGGTGAAATTGTGTCAATCAGCTTTGATTATGAGAGAGTTAGGAAAAGATGTTTTCTATGTCAAAGGTTAACTCATGAGAAAACTCTGTGCCCGTTTAAGCAATCTGACGAAACGAAAGTTTCCTCCGAGATCTCAAAAAGCATAGATAAGAAGAAAGGAGTTTTCCTAGAGAATGATTTTCAACCCTTCCCTATCATACTCCTCCAAAACTACTTGCAAATGCCATGA